From Pongo pygmaeus isolate AG05252 chromosome 2, NHGRI_mPonPyg2-v2.0_pri, whole genome shotgun sequence, a single genomic window includes:
- the EIF1B gene encoding eukaryotic translation initiation factor 1b translates to MSTIQNLQSFDPFADATKGDDLLPAGTEDYIHIRIQQRNGRKTLTTVQGIADDYDKKKLVKAFKKKFACNGTVIEHPEYGEVIQLQGDQRKNICQFLLEVGIVKEEQLKVHGF, encoded by the exons ATGTCCACTATCCAGAACCTCCAATCTTTCG ACCCCTTTGCTGATGCAACTAAGGGTGACGACTTACTCCCGGCAGGGACTGAGGATTACATTCATATAAGAATTCAGCAACGGAACGGCAGAAAGACACTGACTACTGTTCAGGGCATTGCAGATGATTATGACAAAAAGAAACTTGTGAAAGCTTTCAAAAAG AAATTTGCCTGTAATGGTACTGTGATTGAACATCCTGAATACGGAGAGGTTATTCAGCTTCAAGGTGACCAAAGAAAAAACATCTGCCAGTTTCTCTTGGAG GTTGGCATTGTCAAGGAGGAACAGCTTAAGGTTCATGGATTCTAA